The Anaerolineales bacterium genome includes a region encoding these proteins:
- a CDS encoding Smr/MutS family protein, with protein sequence DLRGQAADEALDELERRLDAAYLAGVPFLRIIHGKGTGKLRQAVRQALRGNPYVASFEAGTEGEGGDGVTVVLLAVR encoded by the coding sequence GACCTGCGCGGCCAAGCAGCCGACGAGGCGCTTGACGAGTTGGAGCGGCGCCTGGACGCGGCCTACCTGGCCGGCGTCCCGTTCCTGCGGATTATTCACGGCAAGGGGACGGGCAAACTGCGCCAGGCGGTGCGGCAGGCGTTGCGCGGCAATCCGTATGTGGCTTCGTTCGAGGCCGGTACCGAAGGGGAGGGCGGCGACGGGGTGACCGTCGTCCTGCTGGCCGTGCGCTGA